A genomic segment from Streptomyces sp. NBC_01233 encodes:
- a CDS encoding DNA-binding protein, producing MNTAELLLKAGAVLPHDTKGAGPTAVALTARSYRHPGLGDDRVVVRLAPAELGPAEDLAAGFLGLVRDEGEPPVVGLSRRQALGFPEWVLVHHPEDGHQALAVVPELDRVARQAKTKPKAALDACQELADRLAASVPHFLPVFHEQAARIFLAVENTTYAAQLFGRARTAEAQHGLAIDEDRLDSVFLEFALAGALPVKVLTGYAKALAGRVTPAEAHERFRRLCVRRTAGGLPPSAQAAVELRRLARAAGLTGTEAEQDYLAELLPLPATLRAALGWWKAHRAALVALARRVPAVRGTLLGLTPPGGGDELTTLWLEILEESGATAGLAGEEPPAEQRCADGAAGWLERFHAARHAGWGVRPALGVLLDVVERCAEQLRTELARPGREAGLRVGVEDADLLDLLLALEIPVADPDPDPENKRHRHDQLNLTGWARAEQRRDLLALAADQRFHPAFRRALNALGGNGEGVQVIRRVAESPGGRPLLTEWMREVARASTAAGLPGVPDAIQRLTWLPTEALELAPGEVAAAAAADLAETLARTLRGGLFEELAWPSWESALAELSPGQSRRHGLTVMEAWPYLIVANQTEVRVIDADSTVLTHDLRVPTGSEYQHGFHYVDGDLLVFWSSWSTNRTEGYWHSAPQTVFTLETDRNHWSLRSDHISLPLPGGGRATGGGVLHRGDTKLPDERSLLSDGTSYWVWQRRDEKNEAGWREYDPAGAAYGRISLPGFFADALRAHPENARRSGHSNWLRPAPTVAGSVLGAPAGGLLGWRTVRIAGHGWEGTDTGGRTVTVPEGRDMPVAALAFPGDDRPRALSQHWQELSISDPEGVVTARSRGDHQRRSAFGTGSVDLPPLSHWYALRPRDVEGSAALRAADRETVAALLKAAAAAEKVTDLPGLVSAALPDVTAPKLIGGIVEVLRFTLTQQKALDAVAARLHPDDAHAEEREHGPSDRLLGDALSGLIGSGYHRWGGDEDGAHHFLSELRAACARTDDTEVPGRLHFDTPALSHHTFSWTPLLDEPAAVAYRATTVSATDERRAALVALLGAVDALGLASAEGSAARWRRVVLHLDRAHLTGPDGLSRNLHHRGVLPLGGGAVLALTEHSESVPYGHEFGALLHDPTGRFTVPGPYTLRGETQLGDRERGAGWLADFLAAAAEHGPAPFSPEAAEEFSRLTGVPGALASLVIAGLPHTDTYERNFLPAELRTALGVKAADAAHARDELKNLDAEVRRAVVAALLPADPAKLWSEGPDVAAAAEVWNRRVGRRTRVPDWLATEAARAVGRGWAAQRALGALLDPEASRELSVDVAWTVKGDHVEPRDPATHPFTAGVLTGTVATAAWLAHRLPAGDPVRAALPPALTAVRQRLAAPELLLEIGHYTSLPEFRKAAGTPTETGEGYERYGAVVMATHDEQPKPALRPALLDSTGSDPYLPALRGADQRPSALERALRTVHDPRFAALLADPGAPAAGAVDADGTWWPQDPSRSVPELVEEVRAACGLGADAATVYLALLAMPDPTDRNTARWTGWKPARLKAARAELAATDLVVSAGRTRAGRSLFLPGGWAEMASPTLPVEQWKLPMYGLGAGDRPLLGVLTPAEPAADLYRRAWQRVQEGDVPRFEELKVKRTRARRR from the coding sequence ATGAACACGGCCGAACTGCTGCTCAAGGCCGGCGCCGTACTGCCGCACGACACCAAGGGCGCCGGCCCCACCGCCGTCGCACTGACCGCCCGCTCCTACCGCCACCCCGGACTCGGCGACGACCGCGTCGTCGTCCGGCTCGCGCCCGCCGAACTGGGCCCGGCCGAGGACCTCGCCGCCGGCTTCCTCGGACTCGTACGCGACGAGGGCGAGCCCCCCGTCGTCGGCCTGAGCCGGCGCCAGGCGCTCGGCTTCCCCGAATGGGTCCTCGTGCACCACCCCGAGGACGGCCACCAGGCCCTCGCCGTCGTCCCCGAACTGGACCGGGTCGCCCGGCAGGCCAAGACCAAGCCCAAGGCCGCCCTCGACGCCTGCCAGGAACTGGCCGACCGCCTCGCCGCCTCCGTCCCGCACTTCCTGCCCGTCTTCCACGAGCAGGCGGCCCGCATCTTCCTCGCCGTCGAGAACACCACCTACGCCGCCCAGCTGTTCGGCCGCGCCCGCACCGCCGAGGCCCAGCACGGCCTCGCCATCGACGAGGACCGCCTCGACTCCGTCTTCCTCGAATTCGCCCTGGCCGGCGCCCTGCCGGTGAAGGTCCTCACCGGCTACGCCAAGGCCCTGGCCGGCCGTGTCACCCCCGCCGAGGCCCACGAGCGCTTCCGCCGCCTGTGCGTGCGCCGCACCGCCGGCGGGCTGCCGCCCTCCGCCCAGGCCGCCGTCGAACTGCGCCGCCTCGCCCGCGCCGCGGGCCTGACCGGAACCGAGGCCGAGCAGGACTACCTCGCCGAACTGCTGCCCCTGCCCGCCACCCTGCGCGCCGCGCTCGGCTGGTGGAAGGCCCACCGCGCAGCCCTCGTCGCGCTGGCCCGACGGGTTCCCGCCGTACGCGGCACCCTCCTCGGACTGACCCCGCCCGGAGGCGGTGACGAGCTCACCACCCTGTGGCTGGAGATCCTGGAGGAGTCCGGCGCGACCGCCGGGCTGGCCGGCGAGGAACCGCCCGCCGAGCAGCGGTGCGCCGACGGCGCCGCCGGCTGGCTGGAGCGCTTCCACGCCGCCCGCCACGCCGGCTGGGGCGTGCGCCCCGCCCTCGGCGTCCTCCTCGACGTGGTCGAGCGCTGCGCGGAGCAGCTGCGCACCGAACTCGCCCGGCCGGGCCGTGAAGCGGGCCTGCGCGTCGGAGTCGAGGACGCCGACCTCCTCGACCTGCTGCTCGCCCTGGAGATCCCGGTCGCCGACCCCGACCCGGACCCCGAGAACAAGCGGCACCGGCACGACCAGCTGAACCTGACCGGCTGGGCCCGCGCCGAGCAGCGCCGCGACCTGCTCGCCCTCGCCGCGGACCAGCGGTTCCACCCCGCCTTCCGCCGGGCGCTGAACGCCCTCGGGGGCAACGGCGAAGGCGTCCAGGTCATCCGGCGCGTCGCCGAGTCGCCCGGCGGCCGCCCGCTGCTGACCGAGTGGATGCGCGAAGTCGCCCGCGCCTCCACCGCCGCCGGCCTGCCCGGAGTACCGGACGCCATCCAGCGCCTGACCTGGCTGCCCACGGAAGCCCTCGAACTCGCCCCCGGGGAAGTGGCCGCCGCGGCTGCCGCCGACCTCGCCGAAACCCTCGCCCGCACCCTGCGCGGCGGCCTCTTCGAAGAACTCGCCTGGCCTTCCTGGGAGAGCGCCCTCGCCGAACTGAGCCCCGGCCAGAGCCGCCGCCACGGTCTGACGGTGATGGAAGCCTGGCCGTACCTGATCGTCGCCAACCAGACCGAGGTCCGCGTCATCGACGCCGACTCCACCGTCCTCACCCACGACCTGCGCGTCCCCACCGGATCCGAGTACCAGCACGGATTCCACTACGTCGACGGCGACCTGCTGGTCTTCTGGTCCTCTTGGAGCACCAACCGGACGGAGGGCTACTGGCACTCCGCACCCCAGACCGTCTTCACCCTGGAAACCGACCGCAACCACTGGTCGCTGCGCAGCGACCACATCTCCTTGCCGCTCCCCGGCGGCGGACGCGCCACCGGTGGCGGCGTCCTGCACCGCGGCGACACGAAGCTGCCCGACGAGCGGTCCCTGCTGTCCGACGGCACCTCGTACTGGGTGTGGCAGCGTCGCGACGAGAAGAACGAGGCCGGCTGGCGCGAGTACGACCCCGCCGGCGCGGCGTACGGCCGGATCTCCCTGCCCGGGTTCTTCGCCGACGCCCTGCGCGCGCACCCGGAGAACGCGCGCCGCAGCGGGCACTCCAACTGGCTGCGGCCGGCGCCCACCGTGGCCGGCTCCGTGCTCGGCGCCCCCGCCGGCGGCCTGCTCGGCTGGCGCACCGTCCGCATCGCGGGCCACGGCTGGGAGGGGACCGACACCGGCGGCCGCACCGTCACCGTGCCCGAGGGCCGCGACATGCCCGTCGCGGCGCTCGCCTTCCCCGGCGACGACCGGCCGCGCGCCCTGTCGCAGCACTGGCAGGAGCTCAGCATCAGCGACCCCGAAGGCGTGGTCACCGCCCGCTCGCGCGGCGACCACCAGCGCCGCTCCGCCTTCGGCACGGGCAGTGTGGACCTCCCGCCGCTGTCGCACTGGTACGCCCTGCGCCCCCGCGACGTCGAAGGCTCGGCAGCGCTGCGCGCCGCCGACCGCGAGACCGTCGCCGCGCTGCTCAAGGCCGCCGCCGCGGCCGAGAAGGTCACCGACCTGCCCGGCCTCGTGAGCGCGGCCCTGCCCGACGTCACCGCCCCCAAGCTGATCGGCGGCATCGTCGAGGTACTGCGCTTCACCCTCACCCAGCAGAAGGCCCTGGACGCGGTCGCCGCCCGGCTCCACCCGGACGACGCGCACGCCGAGGAGCGCGAGCACGGACCCAGCGACCGGCTGCTCGGCGACGCGCTGAGCGGGCTCATCGGCTCCGGGTACCACCGCTGGGGCGGCGACGAGGACGGCGCCCACCACTTCCTGAGCGAACTCCGTGCCGCCTGCGCGCGGACCGACGACACCGAGGTGCCCGGCAGGCTCCACTTCGACACGCCCGCGCTCTCGCACCACACCTTCTCCTGGACGCCGTTGCTCGACGAGCCCGCCGCCGTCGCCTACCGCGCCACCACCGTGTCGGCCACCGACGAACGGCGGGCCGCCCTGGTCGCCCTGCTCGGCGCGGTCGACGCCCTCGGCCTGGCCTCCGCGGAGGGCTCCGCCGCCCGCTGGCGCCGGGTCGTGCTCCACCTCGACCGCGCCCACCTGACCGGCCCCGACGGCCTGTCGCGCAACCTCCACCACCGCGGTGTGCTGCCGCTGGGCGGCGGAGCCGTCCTCGCCCTGACCGAGCACAGCGAATCCGTGCCCTACGGCCACGAGTTCGGCGCCCTGCTGCACGACCCCACCGGCCGCTTCACCGTCCCCGGCCCCTACACCCTGCGCGGCGAGACCCAGCTCGGCGACCGCGAACGGGGCGCCGGCTGGCTGGCCGACTTCCTCGCCGCGGCCGCCGAACACGGCCCGGCCCCCTTCAGCCCGGAAGCCGCGGAGGAGTTCTCCCGACTCACGGGAGTCCCCGGCGCCCTCGCCAGCCTGGTGATCGCCGGTCTCCCGCACACCGACACCTACGAGCGCAACTTCCTGCCCGCGGAGCTGCGCACCGCCCTCGGGGTCAAGGCCGCCGACGCGGCCCACGCCCGCGACGAGCTCAAGAACCTCGACGCCGAGGTACGCCGCGCCGTGGTCGCCGCCCTCCTGCCCGCCGATCCGGCGAAGCTGTGGAGCGAGGGACCCGACGTGGCCGCCGCCGCGGAGGTGTGGAACCGGCGCGTGGGCCGCCGTACCCGCGTACCCGACTGGCTGGCCACCGAGGCCGCACGCGCCGTCGGGCGCGGCTGGGCCGCACAGCGGGCCCTGGGCGCACTGCTCGACCCGGAGGCCTCGCGCGAGCTCTCCGTCGACGTGGCCTGGACGGTGAAGGGCGACCACGTGGAGCCCCGCGATCCGGCCACCCACCCCTTCACCGCGGGCGTCCTGACCGGGACCGTGGCCACAGCGGCCTGGCTGGCGCACCGGCTGCCCGCCGGAGACCCCGTACGAGCCGCCCTGCCACCCGCGCTGACCGCCGTACGCCAGCGGCTCGCGGCGCCCGAACTGCTCCTCGAAATCGGGCACTACACCAGCCTTCCCGAATTCCGGAAGGCGGCGGGCACGCCGACCGAGACCGGCGAGGGCTACGAGCGCTACGGCGCGGTCGTCATGGCCACCCACGACGAGCAGCCCAAGCCCGCACTGCGCCCGGCCCTGCTGGACTCCACCGGCTCCGACCCGTACCTCCCGGCGCTGCGGGGCGCCGACCAGCGGCCCTCCGCGCTCGAGAGGGCCCTGCGGACCGTCCACGACCCGCGCTTCGCGGCCCTCCTCGCCGACCCGGGCGCCCCGGCGGCCGGTGCGGTGGACGCCGACGGCACCTGGTGGCCGCAGGACCCGAGCCGCTCCGTCCCCGAGCTGGTCGAGGAGGTGCGCGCCGCTTGCGGTCTCGGCGCCGACGCGGCCACCGTGTACCTCGCCCTGCTCGCCATGCCCGACCCCACCGACCGCAACACCGCGCGGTGGACGGGCTGGAAGCCCGCGCGCCTCAAGGCCGCCCGCGCCGAACTGGCCGCCACCGACCTGGTGGTGTCGGCCGGCCGCACCCGGGCCGGACGCTCGCTGTTCCTGCCGGGCGGATGGGCCGAAATGGCCTCGCCGACCCTGCCGGTGGAGCAGTGGAAGCTGCCGATGTACGGTCTGGGCGCCGGTGACCGGCCGCTGCTCGGCGTGCTGACCCCGGCCGAACCGGCCGCCGACCTCTACCGCCGGGCCTGGCAGCGGGTCCAGGAGGGCGACGTCCCGCGCTTCGAGGAGCTCAAGGTGAAGCGCACCCGCGCCCGTCGCCGCTGA
- a CDS encoding DUF4132 domain-containing protein, translating to MAWLAAGEGYEIALVEGRVAARSTTGRAAGRQLKTLPKALKDHPEVDRLRRLAEWLDRHEAACVAQVDGWMVSSLPVPTGLIARVWPDEAWQHALRDMAVVGDDPDEVGFLRDATASGELKVVNLDGETVRLSPRTVTLPHPVLLPDLDDVRDFAAELGIVQRVEQIHRATWQKPDGLTATATEVRDYAGGVFPTRFSLAARATGLGYRVSGGYATCKVRDSGAGAEAAVWIGEPYYEDETTTGALSWHDENGRTVPLAAVGPVAWSEGMRMAAALYAGRKIEEGGNA from the coding sequence ATGGCATGGCTGGCGGCGGGCGAGGGGTACGAGATCGCCCTGGTGGAGGGACGGGTGGCGGCGAGGTCCACCACCGGCCGGGCTGCGGGACGGCAGTTGAAGACGCTGCCGAAGGCGCTGAAGGACCATCCCGAGGTGGACCGGCTGCGCCGGCTCGCCGAATGGCTCGACCGGCACGAGGCCGCCTGCGTCGCGCAGGTCGACGGCTGGATGGTGTCCTCGCTGCCCGTCCCGACCGGACTGATCGCCCGGGTCTGGCCGGACGAGGCCTGGCAGCACGCCCTGCGCGACATGGCCGTCGTCGGCGACGACCCGGACGAGGTGGGCTTCCTGCGGGACGCCACCGCCTCCGGTGAACTGAAGGTGGTCAACCTCGACGGCGAGACCGTACGGCTCTCCCCGCGCACGGTGACCCTGCCCCACCCGGTGCTGCTGCCGGACCTGGACGACGTACGGGACTTCGCGGCCGAGCTGGGCATCGTGCAGCGGGTCGAGCAGATCCACCGCGCGACGTGGCAGAAGCCGGACGGGCTCACCGCCACCGCCACCGAGGTCCGGGACTACGCGGGCGGGGTCTTCCCCACCCGCTTCAGCCTCGCCGCCCGGGCCACCGGCCTCGGCTACCGCGTCTCCGGCGGCTACGCGACCTGCAAGGTCCGCGACTCGGGGGCCGGAGCGGAGGCGGCGGTGTGGATCGGCGAGCCCTACTACGAGGACGAGACCACCACCGGCGCCCTGAGCTGGCACGACGAGAACGGCCGGACGGTACCCCTGGCCGCCGTCGGACCGGTGGCCTGGTCCGAGGGCATGCGGATGGCCGCGGCGCTGTACGCCGGGCGCAAGATCGAGGAGGGCGGGAACGCGTGA
- a CDS encoding HNH endonuclease family protein — translation MGRQIGVSGAVLAAVLLAAAAGCSGPAAPGGGDAKPSATRTARPPDRKPDSTPDSKPGGGDVLPGMVGTAVARTQLAALKVAPVGTMAGYSRDKFTHWAQQGDKCDTREVILERDGSGVTRDTECRAVSGTWKSLYDGVVVTDASRMDIDHMVPLAEGWRSGAAGWDAAKRKSFANDLTNPQLLAVTAASNRSKGDQSPDLWQPPDKSSWCQYGRAWTTVKSTYGLTVTEPEKKMLTTMLDTCTS, via the coding sequence ATGGGACGTCAGATAGGTGTGTCCGGTGCGGTCCTGGCGGCCGTACTGCTGGCGGCCGCGGCCGGCTGCTCCGGTCCGGCCGCGCCGGGCGGCGGGGACGCGAAACCGTCCGCGACGCGGACCGCACGGCCCCCGGACCGGAAGCCGGATTCCACGCCGGATTCCAAGCCGGGCGGCGGGGACGTGCTGCCGGGAATGGTCGGCACCGCCGTGGCGCGGACCCAGTTGGCGGCGCTGAAGGTGGCGCCGGTGGGCACGATGGCCGGCTACAGCCGGGACAAGTTCACGCACTGGGCCCAGCAGGGCGACAAGTGCGACACCCGCGAGGTGATCCTGGAGCGCGACGGCTCCGGCGTCACGCGGGACACGGAGTGCCGGGCGGTGTCCGGCACCTGGAAGAGCCTGTACGACGGGGTGGTCGTCACCGACGCCTCGAGGATGGACATCGACCACATGGTTCCGCTCGCCGAGGGGTGGCGCTCCGGCGCGGCAGGCTGGGACGCCGCCAAGCGCAAGTCCTTCGCCAACGACCTGACCAACCCTCAGCTGCTGGCCGTGACGGCGGCCTCGAACCGTTCCAAGGGTGACCAGAGCCCGGACCTGTGGCAGCCGCCGGACAAGTCGAGCTGGTGCCAGTACGGGCGGGCCTGGACCACCGTGAAGTCCACGTACGGGCTGACCGTCACCGAACCGGAGAAGAAGATGCTCACCACGATGCTCGACACCTGCACCTCATGA
- a CDS encoding GNAT family N-acetyltransferase, whose amino-acid sequence MTEIRTPRLLLRLWTDDDLVPLSEINADPEVMRWIGDGSTLGLDETAEEIERWEEEWDDEGFGLFAVELLGSGELIGAVGLSVLENLPDARADVQISWRLGRQYWGQGYASEAAHATLEFALQDRGLDRVVAINRMSNTESENVIRKLGMVTERDTTDPRYGTSVRVHGIDLTEYEA is encoded by the coding sequence ATGACCGAGATCCGTACCCCCCGCCTCCTCCTCCGCCTCTGGACCGACGACGACCTCGTCCCCCTGTCGGAGATCAACGCCGATCCGGAGGTGATGCGCTGGATCGGTGACGGCTCCACCCTCGGCCTGGACGAGACGGCCGAGGAGATCGAGCGCTGGGAGGAGGAGTGGGACGACGAGGGCTTCGGGCTCTTCGCCGTCGAGCTCCTCGGCTCCGGCGAACTCATCGGTGCCGTCGGTCTCTCGGTGCTCGAGAACCTGCCGGACGCCCGGGCGGACGTGCAGATCAGCTGGCGGCTCGGCCGCCAGTACTGGGGCCAGGGCTATGCCTCCGAGGCCGCCCACGCCACCTTGGAGTTCGCTCTCCAGGACCGCGGCCTGGACCGGGTCGTCGCGATCAACCGGATGAGCAACACCGAGTCCGAGAACGTGATCCGCAAACTGGGCATGGTGACGGAACGCGACACCACCGACCCCCGGTACGGGACCTCCGTGCGGGTCCACGGCATCGACCTCACGGAATACGAGGCCTGA
- a CDS encoding sulfite oxidase: MPLDLSDESHYDRTRLRQWARGRARSAGVDRRDLLKLFAVGAAAGSLSVATGAPAAAAVPPVAAAGPVTVKPLPPELFTLRDTNAETNFAALRGTGPLTPIDRFFVRNHTSTPRVDAGGWRLKVWGDGLAGGPVEFSYERLRALPAVERTLFIECAGNGRSFYTTQQGQPVTGTAWTLGAIGVARWRGARLSDVLRLAGVARGAVDVLPSGLDDEVIANGVNLGRVRRPLPVAKALDDVLLAYEMNGQPLPPDHGGPVRLVVPDWVGISSIKWVGDIEVSDEPLYSPWNTDMYRLFGPEHPAQGGAPLTRQTLKSAFELELGATLPVHRTRLLTGRSWSAAAPVTGVEVSTDGGVHWRRARMHDAPRRGGWVRWSLPWTPRTTGETALLARATDASGRTQPETSVHNTQGYLFDAVVRHPVTVV, translated from the coding sequence ATGCCGCTCGATCTGTCGGACGAGAGCCACTACGACCGCACGCGCCTGCGGCAGTGGGCACGCGGCCGCGCCCGCTCCGCCGGGGTGGACCGCCGCGACCTGCTGAAGCTGTTCGCGGTGGGTGCCGCGGCCGGATCGCTGAGTGTGGCCACGGGCGCACCGGCCGCGGCTGCGGTCCCGCCCGTCGCGGCTGCGGGCCCCGTCACCGTCAAACCGCTGCCGCCCGAGCTGTTCACGCTCCGCGACACCAACGCGGAGACGAACTTCGCGGCGCTGCGCGGCACCGGCCCGCTCACCCCGATCGACCGGTTCTTCGTGCGCAATCACACCTCCACCCCGCGCGTCGATGCGGGCGGGTGGCGGCTGAAGGTGTGGGGCGACGGGCTCGCGGGCGGCCCGGTGGAGTTCTCGTACGAGCGGCTGCGGGCCCTGCCGGCGGTCGAGCGGACGCTGTTCATCGAGTGCGCGGGCAACGGACGGAGCTTCTACACCACGCAGCAGGGCCAGCCGGTGACGGGCACCGCCTGGACCCTGGGCGCGATCGGGGTCGCGCGCTGGCGCGGGGCGCGGCTGTCCGACGTACTGCGGCTCGCCGGGGTGGCCCGCGGCGCCGTCGACGTCCTGCCGAGCGGGCTGGACGACGAGGTGATCGCGAACGGGGTGAACCTGGGGCGGGTGCGCCGCCCGCTGCCGGTGGCGAAGGCGCTGGACGACGTCCTGCTCGCCTACGAGATGAACGGGCAGCCGCTGCCGCCCGACCACGGCGGTCCGGTGCGCCTCGTCGTACCGGACTGGGTCGGGATCTCCTCGATCAAGTGGGTCGGGGACATCGAGGTGAGCGACGAGCCGCTGTACTCGCCGTGGAACACCGACATGTACCGGCTGTTCGGGCCCGAGCACCCGGCGCAGGGCGGCGCCCCGCTGACCCGGCAGACCCTCAAGAGCGCCTTCGAGCTGGAGTTGGGGGCCACCCTGCCCGTGCACCGGACCCGGCTGCTGACCGGCCGGTCCTGGTCGGCGGCGGCCCCCGTCACCGGCGTCGAGGTCAGCACGGACGGGGGCGTCCACTGGCGGCGGGCCCGGATGCACGACGCCCCGCGCCGGGGCGGCTGGGTGCGCTGGTCGCTGCCGTGGACCCCGCGGACGACGGGCGAGACGGCGCTGCTGGCCCGGGCGACCGACGCGAGCGGGCGGACGCAGCCCGAGACCTCGGTCCACAACACGCAGGGCTACCTCTTCGACGCGGTCGTGCGGCACCCGGTGACCGTGGTCTGA
- a CDS encoding vWA domain-containing protein, with translation MRLDLDRAKLLAARYKAAEARPYLASALYALTVVPSAGVRTMGVDRHWRCYVSPAFVEATPVALLAGVWVHEVAHLLRDHHGRAERLPAADQRDPVRVNIAQDCEINDDLLADGLALPEGRMEPRLYGLPTGGLFETYLPAIPPTPHGPDCGSGAHGTPTPWELGEDGGPARVGPVEAEALRRQTAQAVRAHQRTRGRIPEGWARWAEELLEPSVDWRQALAGAVREAASWAAGAVDYTYRRPSRRTPALGGRVVLPSLRRPLPRVAVVIDTSGSMGPEDLAAALAEVTGVLREVGVGGNRVAVLACDADVHAVTRVRSAGEVSLAGGGGTDMRVGISAALALPDRPNIVVVLTDGYTPWPDETPSCRLIAALVGDDPPAPPAWVETVRVDLAT, from the coding sequence GTGCGCCTGGACCTCGACCGCGCGAAGCTGCTGGCAGCCCGGTACAAGGCTGCCGAGGCCCGTCCGTACCTCGCCTCCGCGCTGTACGCCCTGACCGTGGTCCCCTCGGCCGGGGTACGCACCATGGGCGTCGACCGGCACTGGCGCTGCTACGTCTCGCCCGCCTTCGTCGAGGCGACCCCGGTGGCGCTGCTGGCCGGGGTGTGGGTCCACGAGGTTGCCCACCTGCTGCGCGACCACCACGGCCGGGCCGAGCGCCTTCCCGCCGCCGACCAGCGCGATCCGGTCCGGGTCAACATCGCCCAGGACTGCGAGATCAACGACGACCTGCTCGCCGACGGGCTGGCGCTGCCCGAGGGCCGGATGGAGCCCAGGCTCTACGGCCTGCCCACGGGCGGCCTGTTCGAGACCTACCTCCCGGCGATTCCCCCGACGCCCCACGGGCCGGACTGCGGTTCCGGCGCGCACGGCACCCCCACTCCCTGGGAGCTGGGCGAGGACGGCGGGCCGGCCCGGGTCGGCCCGGTGGAGGCGGAGGCGCTGCGCCGGCAGACCGCCCAGGCCGTACGGGCCCACCAGCGCACCCGGGGCCGGATCCCCGAGGGCTGGGCCCGTTGGGCCGAGGAGCTTCTGGAGCCCTCCGTCGACTGGCGCCAAGCCCTGGCCGGAGCAGTCCGCGAGGCCGCCTCCTGGGCGGCCGGCGCGGTGGACTACACGTACCGCCGCCCCTCGCGCCGCACGCCCGCGCTCGGCGGCCGGGTGGTGCTGCCCAGTCTGCGCAGGCCGCTCCCGCGGGTGGCCGTCGTCATCGACACCTCGGGATCGATGGGCCCGGAGGACCTCGCGGCCGCCCTCGCCGAAGTCACCGGCGTCCTGCGGGAGGTGGGCGTCGGCGGCAACCGGGTCGCCGTCCTCGCCTGCGACGCCGACGTGCACGCCGTGACCCGGGTGCGCAGCGCCGGCGAGGTGTCGTTGGCCGGCGGCGGAGGCACGGACATGCGGGTCGGCATCAGCGCAGCGCTGGCCCTGCCCGACCGGCCGAACATCGTGGTCGTGCTGACCGACGGGTACACGCCGTGGCCGGACGAGACACCGTCCTGCCGCCTGATCGCCGCGCTGGTCGGGGATGACCCGCCCGCGCCCCCGGCCTGGGTGGAGACCGTACGCGTCGACCTCGCCACGTAG
- a CDS encoding AAA family ATPase, whose amino-acid sequence MHTDSPRGARALLINGTVGVGKTTVAEAVGDLLAEAGTAHAVLDLDWLRQSWPAPPGDRFNFNMLLRNLRSIAGNYLDAGATRLVLAGVIEQQDERKQLADAVGVDLTVCWLRAELPVIHQRLAHRHDGEPEALRWHLDRSAELDGILSRVAVDDFTVDSTTGSVPDVAASVIRAADW is encoded by the coding sequence ATGCACACGGACAGCCCCCGGGGCGCTCGGGCCCTCTTGATCAACGGCACCGTCGGTGTGGGCAAAACCACCGTTGCCGAGGCGGTGGGGGACCTTCTCGCCGAGGCCGGGACCGCTCATGCCGTGCTCGACCTTGACTGGCTGAGGCAGTCGTGGCCCGCTCCTCCCGGTGACCGTTTCAACTTCAACATGCTGCTGCGGAACCTGCGGAGCATCGCCGGCAACTACCTCGATGCAGGAGCGACGCGTCTCGTACTCGCCGGCGTGATCGAGCAGCAGGATGAGCGGAAGCAACTGGCCGATGCCGTAGGCGTTGACCTCACGGTGTGCTGGCTGCGGGCTGAACTGCCCGTCATTCACCAGCGTCTGGCCCACCGCCACGACGGCGAGCCCGAAGCACTGCGATGGCACCTGGACCGGTCCGCTGAACTGGACGGAATCCTCAGCCGGGTCGCGGTCGACGACTTCACCGTCGATTCCACCACAGGCTCCGTCCCCGACGTCGCCGCATCCGTGATCAGGGCAGCCGACTGGTAG
- a CDS encoding DUF7336 domain-containing protein, producing MKVYPLWHISHQNEAGPNDETIHLDDEGVFVNEQDGDDVKLLGIYSSEAVAEERIRPARLLPGFADEPDCFQIGAYDLDEDHWTEGFVRVPVQAFG from the coding sequence GTGAAGGTCTATCCCCTCTGGCACATCAGCCACCAGAACGAAGCCGGCCCCAACGACGAGACGATTCACCTCGACGACGAGGGCGTGTTCGTCAACGAGCAGGACGGCGACGACGTCAAGCTGCTCGGCATCTACTCCTCCGAGGCCGTGGCCGAAGAGCGGATCCGGCCCGCGCGTCTTCTACCGGGCTTCGCCGACGAGCCAGACTGCTTCCAGATCGGAGCGTACGACCTCGATGAGGACCACTGGACCGAGGGCTTCGTCCGCGTGCCGGTCCAGGCCTTCGGGTGA